A single region of the Pseudalkalibacillus berkeleyi genome encodes:
- a CDS encoding sensor histidine kinase — protein METTETFDPSSIDTILDKTIATVNESKEQIFEIGEQSREEFEKLSNELKEIRESVHETIHLGDVLETKSRLSRAKLAEVSKHFERYNEHEIKRSYEVASEYQVQLISTRQKEASLRERRDDIERRIRQLEQTIERAEQLVSQISVVLTYLDSDLRQVGAIVKDAKAKQDFGLQIIEAQEEERARVSREIHDGPAQMLANVLLRSELIEKTYMQKGIDQARNELNDLRQMVKEALTEVRRIIYDLRPMALDDLGLVPTLEKYLRTLCDSTGIDIQLRSFGNERRLPSRMEVATYRLIQESVQNACKHAQAEEVQVKIEFQDNLSILVRDDGVGFDPSKKKDKSFGLVGMKERVELLKGTMKIDTTPGKGTLIFIQIPLKEQEAWT, from the coding sequence ATGGAAACTACAGAAACCTTTGATCCAAGTAGTATCGACACGATTCTGGATAAAACGATTGCCACCGTCAATGAGAGTAAAGAACAAATTTTCGAGATTGGTGAGCAGTCACGTGAGGAATTTGAAAAGCTGTCTAACGAATTAAAAGAGATCAGAGAATCTGTTCATGAAACGATTCATCTAGGTGATGTTCTTGAAACAAAGTCTCGTTTATCAAGAGCGAAACTAGCCGAAGTCAGTAAGCATTTCGAACGGTATAACGAACATGAAATTAAAAGATCGTATGAAGTAGCTAGTGAGTATCAAGTTCAACTCATTTCAACACGTCAAAAAGAGGCATCATTACGAGAGCGACGAGATGATATTGAGCGTAGGATCCGACAGTTGGAACAAACGATTGAGCGAGCTGAGCAATTGGTCAGTCAAATCAGTGTTGTTTTGACTTATTTAGATTCGGACCTTCGACAGGTCGGTGCGATTGTGAAGGATGCGAAGGCAAAGCAGGACTTCGGGCTTCAAATTATTGAAGCACAAGAAGAAGAGCGTGCCAGAGTTTCTAGAGAAATACATGATGGTCCGGCTCAAATGTTAGCGAATGTACTTTTACGATCGGAATTGATCGAAAAAACATATATGCAAAAAGGGATCGATCAAGCTCGAAATGAATTGAATGATTTAAGACAGATGGTAAAAGAAGCACTAACTGAAGTGAGAAGAATCATTTATGATTTGCGTCCGATGGCATTAGATGACTTAGGCTTAGTGCCAACTTTGGAGAAATACTTAAGAACACTTTGCGATTCAACAGGAATTGACATTCAACTCAGAAGTTTTGGAAATGAACGAAGACTACCTTCGAGAATGGAAGTAGCCACCTACAGGCTCATACAAGAATCCGTTCAAAATGCTTGTAAACACGCTCAAGCTGAGGAAGTTCAAGTGAAGATCGAGTTTCAGGATAACTTATCGATTTTAGTAAGAGATGACGGAGTTGGATTCGATCCTAGTAAGAAGAAGGATAAGTCCTTTGGATTGGTCGGAATGAAAGAACGAGTAGAGTTACTTAAAGGTACGATGAAAATTGATACGACCCCTGGAAAAGGCACTTTAATTTTTATTCAAATTCCATTAAAAGAGCAGGAGGCATGGACATGA
- the csaB gene encoding polysaccharide pyruvyl transferase CsaB: MKIVISGYYGFDNIGDEAIVFSIIQSLRMIEKNLDIVVLSNNPEKTKSLYNVGAVNRWRLKEVKEAIKSSDGLISGGGSLFQDSTGWKSIPYYGGIIKIAQWLKKPVFIYAQGIGPLKSSLSRAIVRHVMNHSNKITIRDEDSKRLLETVGVKRELEIVPDPVIGIEADYHSQWFKEQSFSKPVITVSVRNWKDHVEFKKIIASELDKFLDRFDAHVVFVPMHGKHDDHASEDIISMMKHSAVVSPFDASIEEKIAIIGQSDLLVGMRLHSLIFAAVKDTPFLAISYDPKIDSFADLCNQRVAGSVEDDDLEGFSEKILEEMSNLDYRLQLMKEPVNKMRGVALETAKKAIDTFRQQ; the protein is encoded by the coding sequence ATGAAAATCGTCATTTCAGGGTATTATGGATTTGACAATATAGGTGATGAGGCTATTGTCTTTTCAATCATTCAATCTCTTCGAATGATTGAAAAGAACTTGGACATTGTCGTTTTGTCTAACAATCCTGAAAAAACAAAAAGCCTTTACAATGTTGGGGCAGTAAATAGATGGCGCTTAAAAGAAGTTAAAGAAGCAATAAAATCTTCTGATGGTCTCATAAGCGGAGGGGGTAGCTTGTTTCAGGATTCAACTGGCTGGAAATCCATTCCCTATTATGGTGGGATCATTAAAATAGCACAATGGTTGAAAAAACCTGTCTTTATTTATGCACAGGGGATAGGACCATTGAAGTCCTCGCTCAGCAGAGCGATCGTCCGTCATGTGATGAATCATTCAAATAAGATAACCATAAGGGATGAAGATTCAAAGCGCCTATTGGAGACTGTAGGTGTGAAAAGAGAGCTCGAAATAGTGCCTGACCCCGTGATTGGTATCGAAGCAGATTATCATTCACAATGGTTTAAAGAACAGTCATTTTCCAAACCTGTCATCACAGTATCAGTACGAAATTGGAAAGACCATGTTGAATTCAAAAAAATAATCGCAAGTGAATTGGACAAATTCTTAGATCGATTTGATGCACATGTTGTCTTTGTACCCATGCATGGAAAACATGATGATCACGCCTCTGAGGATATCATCTCAATGATGAAACATTCAGCTGTAGTTTCTCCTTTTGATGCCAGCATTGAGGAAAAAATCGCTATCATTGGCCAGTCTGATTTACTTGTAGGAATGAGGCTGCATTCACTTATCTTTGCTGCAGTTAAAGATACACCATTCCTTGCCATTTCTTATGATCCGAAAATTGATTCATTTGCTGATTTGTGTAATCAGCGCGTTGCAGGGAGTGTTGAAGATGATGACTTGGAAGGCTTTTCTGAAAAGATTTTAGAGGAAATGAGTAATCTAGATTATCGCCTTCAATTGATGAAAGAGCCGGTCAACAAGATGAGGGGAGTAGCTTTAGAAACTGCAAAGAAAGCTATTGATACTTTTAGGCAACAATAG
- a CDS encoding YigZ family protein, with product MLSSYYTVKAYGEHEQILQKSRFIGYIQRAETEEEAQAFIQSIKKKHPSANHNCSAYLIGENDHIQKANDDGEPNGTAGLPMLEVLKKRKLKNTVVVITRYFGGIKLGAGGLIRAYGSTTSKVLDATGIVERQRMTMMSSAFDYHLLGKVENEIRNAHYLLKGIEYLEKVIITTAVREGEEEQFSKWLINVTAGQVEIAAQDKQYIETEL from the coding sequence ATGCTCTCATCATATTATACCGTAAAAGCGTACGGAGAACACGAACAAATCCTACAAAAATCAAGATTTATTGGCTATATACAAAGAGCTGAGACGGAAGAAGAAGCACAAGCTTTCATCCAGTCGATCAAAAAGAAACATCCATCTGCCAACCACAACTGTTCAGCATACTTAATAGGTGAAAATGACCACATCCAAAAAGCCAACGATGATGGTGAGCCAAATGGTACAGCAGGGCTTCCGATGCTAGAAGTGCTCAAAAAACGAAAATTAAAAAATACTGTAGTAGTAATTACCCGATACTTTGGTGGAATTAAACTCGGTGCAGGTGGTTTAATTCGTGCGTACGGCTCTACTACATCCAAAGTACTAGATGCGACAGGAATTGTCGAACGCCAACGAATGACTATGATGTCCTCTGCATTTGATTACCATCTCCTAGGTAAAGTCGAAAATGAGATTAGAAATGCTCACTATCTTTTAAAGGGAATTGAATACCTGGAAAAAGTAATTATAACTACAGCTGTACGCGAGGGAGAGGAAGAACAGTTCTCTAAGTGGTTAATAAATGTTACAGCAGGACAGGTGGAAATAGCAGCTCAAGACAAACAATATATTGAAACCGAATTGTAA
- a CDS encoding response regulator transcription factor has product MTQMNAVKTSIVLIDDHKLFREGVKRILDMEEGFEVVAEGDDGQDAVELIENYDPDVVLMDINMPNINGVEATRRLIEKYPDIKVIILSIHDDEAYVTHAVQTGASGYLLKEMDANALIDAVKVVADGGAYLHPKVTVNLISEFRRIKTQGPSNGGGEVGFKEVEYRKPLHILTRRECEVLQMLADGKSNRSIGEALYISEKTVKNHVSNILQKMNVNDRTQAVVEAIKNGWVKVN; this is encoded by the coding sequence ATGACACAAATGAACGCCGTTAAAACAAGTATTGTACTTATTGATGACCACAAACTATTCCGCGAAGGTGTAAAGCGCATCTTGGACATGGAAGAGGGTTTTGAAGTCGTTGCTGAAGGTGACGATGGTCAAGATGCTGTAGAACTTATAGAGAACTATGATCCTGATGTCGTTTTGATGGATATTAACATGCCGAATATTAACGGCGTAGAGGCGACCCGTCGTTTGATTGAAAAATATCCGGATATTAAAGTCATCATCTTATCGATCCATGATGATGAAGCATATGTGACACATGCGGTCCAAACAGGTGCATCTGGTTACTTGCTGAAAGAAATGGACGCAAATGCACTAATTGATGCAGTTAAAGTTGTAGCAGATGGTGGCGCATATTTACATCCGAAGGTAACGGTAAACTTGATCAGCGAATTTCGTCGCATTAAAACGCAAGGTCCATCAAACGGTGGTGGCGAAGTTGGCTTTAAAGAGGTTGAATACCGCAAGCCGCTTCACATTTTGACTCGCCGAGAGTGCGAGGTCCTACAGATGCTAGCTGATGGTAAGAGTAACCGCTCAATTGGTGAAGCGCTCTACATTAGTGAGAAGACTGTCAAAAACCATGTGAGTAACATTCTGCAAAAGATGAATGTAAACGACCGTACGCAAGCTGTAGTTGAAGCAATTAAAAATGGTTGGGTGAAAGTGAACTAA
- a CDS encoding LCP family protein has product MYRTEIRRKRKRRRKRLLLTSLFLIIFSIIGYGSYLSFKLANASNNSVEELKRGEKSDLRENLVDVKDDNFSVLFIGIDAREGEKVSRSDALILATFNKKDKSVKMVSIPRDSYVDVPGRGMDKINHAHAFGGVDLAVQSVENLFDVPVDHYVRVDFTAFIEIVDALGGVEVDVPKTFSVQDSQDRAEAITLQEGEHELNGEEALAFVRMRKQDPTGDIGRGERQKQVIKAILEKGTSLTSITKYGKVIDGLEKNIQMDLSFGEIAGLHGYAGSIDNIESLQLSGSNTNNGTFYYMLDEQSVDQISDQLRTHLELDGESKTAEETSSKVATQ; this is encoded by the coding sequence ATGTATCGGACAGAAATTCGAAGGAAAAGGAAACGCCGGCGTAAACGATTATTATTGACTTCGCTCTTTTTAATCATTTTTTCTATAATTGGTTATGGTTCTTATTTAAGTTTCAAATTAGCTAACGCAAGTAACAATTCTGTTGAAGAACTTAAACGTGGAGAAAAATCTGACCTTCGAGAAAATTTAGTTGATGTGAAGGACGATAATTTCTCTGTACTGTTCATCGGTATTGATGCACGTGAAGGGGAAAAGGTGAGTCGATCGGATGCCTTGATATTGGCAACATTCAATAAAAAAGACAAATCAGTCAAGATGGTAAGTATCCCACGTGATTCCTATGTTGATGTACCAGGCAGAGGGATGGATAAAATTAACCACGCTCATGCTTTTGGTGGAGTTGACCTAGCAGTTCAAAGTGTTGAGAACTTGTTTGATGTTCCAGTTGACCATTATGTACGAGTAGACTTTACAGCATTTATCGAAATTGTCGATGCCCTTGGCGGTGTTGAAGTTGACGTACCTAAGACGTTCTCAGTACAAGACAGTCAAGACCGTGCCGAAGCCATTACACTCCAAGAAGGAGAACATGAGTTGAATGGTGAAGAAGCACTTGCCTTTGTTAGAATGAGAAAGCAAGATCCAACTGGTGACATTGGTCGAGGAGAGCGGCAGAAACAAGTCATTAAAGCGATTCTAGAAAAAGGTACTTCATTAACTTCCATTACGAAATACGGAAAAGTGATAGATGGACTAGAAAAGAACATCCAGATGGACCTGTCATTTGGAGAAATCGCAGGATTGCATGGATATGCTGGAAGTATTGATAATATCGAATCACTGCAATTATCAGGGTCCAATACGAACAACGGAACATTTTATTATATGCTAGATGAACAAAGCGTCGACCAAATCTCTGATCAATTAAGAACACACCTAGAATTAGATGGGGAGAGCAAAACAGCTGAAGAAACTTCCTCAAAAGTTGCAACTCAATAA
- a CDS encoding DegV family protein, which translates to MHKVAIVTDSTSYLPKQLRDQYDIKMVPLNVIFEKESYQEEIELTVEDFYAQVREGDALPKTSQPAAGLFVELYEKLADEGYTDVIVITLSSEISGTYQSALTAETMVENIDVHVFDSEISCMPQGFFVLEAAKMANQGQAAKVIMSRMTLIRANGVPAYFMVDDLSHLHRGGRLNSAQFFVGNLLQVKPVLHFSDKKIVPFEKIRTRKKAIKRLFDLLHEDVESNDQVTISVIHANREAEAKEYAETLKQDFPNAEIIISYFGPVIGTHLGEGSIGLTWIKQ; encoded by the coding sequence ATGCACAAAGTTGCGATCGTAACAGACAGCACTTCGTATTTACCGAAGCAGCTGAGGGACCAGTATGATATCAAAATGGTTCCACTGAATGTTATTTTTGAAAAAGAATCCTATCAAGAAGAAATTGAATTGACCGTTGAAGATTTCTACGCACAAGTGCGAGAAGGTGATGCTTTACCGAAAACTTCACAGCCTGCAGCGGGTCTGTTTGTAGAATTATACGAAAAGCTAGCAGATGAAGGATATACAGATGTCATCGTCATTACGTTATCGAGTGAAATCAGCGGAACGTACCAAAGTGCATTAACTGCTGAAACGATGGTAGAAAATATTGACGTTCATGTGTTCGATTCTGAAATCAGTTGTATGCCACAAGGCTTCTTCGTATTAGAAGCGGCGAAAATGGCTAATCAGGGGCAAGCCGCTAAAGTAATCATGTCACGTATGACGTTAATTCGTGCAAATGGCGTGCCAGCTTACTTCATGGTCGATGATTTGAGTCATTTACACCGTGGGGGCAGATTGAACAGTGCACAATTTTTCGTCGGAAACTTGTTACAAGTGAAACCGGTCCTCCATTTTTCAGACAAGAAAATCGTTCCTTTTGAAAAAATACGTACCAGAAAAAAAGCAATCAAACGTTTGTTTGATCTTCTTCATGAGGATGTCGAATCGAATGATCAAGTGACAATCTCGGTTATACACGCGAATCGTGAAGCGGAAGCCAAAGAATATGCAGAAACATTGAAACAGGACTTTCCCAATGCTGAAATCATTATCTCTTATTTCGGTCCTGTCATCGGCACACACTTAGGTGAAGGAAGTATCGGCCTTACATGGATCAAACAATAA